In the Gossypium arboreum isolate Shixiya-1 chromosome 10, ASM2569848v2, whole genome shotgun sequence genome, one interval contains:
- the LOC108488809 gene encoding uncharacterized protein LOC108488809, translated as MGNCFTHENSYWADEDWGSLVSTHSWHRYDGEINNTEEKVKLLGHGEKIAGNTSELKLTISKKELEQLLHMMEVQGSTLEQALARMLVDGGGDVYEVEQRRPWKPVLQSIPEVN; from the coding sequence ATGGGGAATTGTTTTACACACGAAAACTCATATTGGGCTGATGAAGATTGGGGTTCTTTGGTGTCAACCCATAGCTGGCATAGATATGATGGCGAGATTAACAATACGGAGGAGAAGGTGAAGTTGCTTGGTCATGGTGAAAAGATAGCTGGAAACACCAGTGAGTTGAAGCTAACCATTTCAAAGAAGGAGCTGGAGCAATTGTTACATATGATGGAGGTGCAAGGTTCGACCCTAGAACAAGCCTTGGCCAGGATGTTGGTCGATGGTGGCGGAGATGTCTATGAGGTGGAGCAGCGTCGGCCATGGAAGCCGGTGCTGCAAAGTATTCCGGAGGTGAACTAG